Within Melospiza georgiana isolate bMelGeo1 chromosome 21, bMelGeo1.pri, whole genome shotgun sequence, the genomic segment CTCCCCCCACATCTACACCTTGTCGTGACCATTCGAATTTTTTCCCTAAGTCGCACTTGCACTGAGAAAGAGCTCACTGTTCATCCTGGTTTTTGCTGGGCTAATACTTGACCGTGTTATTGTGATGTGCAGTGGAGCAAATCTGTGTAATATATTGTGTGTAGGTGTATAAAGAAACTGTGAAAAGTGTGTGAGCCAAAATCAAAACAGTGTGTGAACTTCACCTGTTTGTGAGAAAATGTAATGCCATTGAAATCTAAATTATGTCCAGAACTGCTGACTTCAGGATGTAACTTAATGTAGGGTTTAGCCCACAACACTTTAATGCTGGTGCCTGTCTTGGTCTGTGACTTTGTTATTTCCAGAACTTACATACATATTGTTGACTACTACAAGAAGTGATTCAGATCCTTCACAATCAGTCGTGTCACTGTTGATCTTGTGCATAAATCCTTGTGGGGTCTGAATGTCTGGTTGCTTGTGATCCCAAGGGGATACTTCTGTGTCCCCATTTGTCTTACACGTAATTGGTAATTATTGGTTGAACTCATGCTGTTCTCTCCACAGCGCAGCACGAGCTCAGCAGAGCCTGCTCTAGCCTAAGAACGGGCCGAGTCAAGACAGTCAAGATGACAAACGAGCCTATCAAAGAGATCCTGGGCACCCCAAAGCTCCCTGACTCCGTACCCCCAGAGAAGAGCAACAACAATGACTGTGTGATAACCACCATTCCTCTGGTCAGCGAGTGCCAGCTGACGGCAGCCACGGGGGGAGCCGAGCTCTCCTGCTACCGCTGCACCATTCCCTTCGGCGTGGTCATCCTCATCGCCGGCACCGTGGTCACCGCCGTGGCCTACATCTTCAACTCCCATGGCTCCATCATCTCCGTCTTTGGCCTGGTCCTCTTGTCCTCGGGACTCGTTCTGCTGGCTTCCAGCGCCGTATGCTGGAAGATCAGGCAGCACAAGAAGAAGGCAAAGAGGCGGGAGAGCCAGACGGCGCTCGTGGCGAACCAGCGAACCTTGTTTGGCTAAaggcagccaggagaaggcTGGGCAGAAGGCAGAACCTTTGTAAGTCAACTTGGCTATTTATCAGTAGGAGAGATTGCAGGTTTTAATTTAACTGTGGAAAcgaactgaaatgaaaatggaacGGATTGAGAAATACTTGTAACAACTCTGCAAATGCTCTCAATATATTTCTTACTGCAGACTTGGTAGTGATTCTTTTCAAGACAGAGGAAAACCCatttttccttcacagaaaaCTGTGTCACATAACTGCAGCCATCCTAACTGCATTCTCCAGCATGCTGATCGTGTTGGAAAGGGAACGTGTGGGaactgagaaaataatttgactTGAAATGCCAGAGGTCTCCTTAAAACACTGACATTTGACCAAGGGAGAAGTCATAGCATTTGAAGTGACTACAAGCTTATGGCCAGAGTATCTGGGACTTAAACtgtagctgaaaaaaaaaaccaaaagcaataAGAACACATTGCAATTTTCTCAATAAGCTGATTCTTATATTTTATGTAACTTCCCCCTCCCAATACCTGTGGTactttcccccttttttaaaCCAACTAATATTGATTTTGTTTCAGTATTGAATAGAAATCAGTAGAAATGTGTAATTATGTTGTTTAACCTAAATAACAAGGTATGATCATAGCTTAAAACATGAGAATTTTTGTAAATTAAGTGGTCAGGTTTAGCACTTTTGATTATTTtgctataaaaattaaaaaataaatttcattaaaataatatccagcactgctggacctttagaaaatatttctttattgcTATCAAGATAGCTTGTATCTTCAATTCTGACAgctttatatttctatttttgtagAACAACCCCTGTGACAATAACTGTGAACACATGTACTGCTGATCTCTTACAGAAacctctgcagcctctggaCTTTGGTTTGATAGTCCAACCCTCTGCAGCTTGATTAACAGCTCTGTTATTGAAAAATCATAGCAGACAGTTCTGCAGACACTCACTGTCACAGTCAGTTTGAGACATAACTATTAATAATAACTTGTGGAAGCAAAGCTATGTGTAGTGTTTGCTGACTGAGCTTTGGGATTACAAATCTTCATGAAAAGCAGGTGCCAGGTGTCCCCCGCTTGTGGCTGAGGTGTTGATTCTGTAACTCTTGTGTTGTAGAGGTCTTCCAACTTTTCTCAGCTAATGGATTGTTGACAGGCTTGTCCCAAATTGAAGCAAAACAGAACATGATTTCTCCTTCTTGAAGGACAAGTGGTGCTGAGCTGAGTCACAGGTTTCCACCCTGGTGTGTATGAGAAGGCAAAGGGGCTGCATGGAGccatatttctatttttcctctcttttaatTTCCTCCTTACTTTCTCCAGACTCAGAAGGGCTGGATGTGATTTTTGCTTTCCACTACCAAGGTGAGACAGGCCTGTGCCCTCTCTGTGCCCTCAGAGCCTCTGGCAGCCAGGACAGTTttggtgatgctgctgcagagcccaccTGCCAAaggggtgctgcagggggtTCCTTCTGCACCTCATCCTGGATCCCTAAACTCCTCCTGCTGAAACCACCAGGAATTCTGGCTTAGGTGCCACCATTTCCTCTGCCCTCCATGCTTTAAGCTTGTTACATCCATAACTTATCCCTGGATTTGCAAGCTGCACCTTGTGTTTTAAATAGAGTGAGCTATATGTGCAGGAGGGGATGTTTGGGGTCAGTATTTGCGTTGCCACACTCCATGGTTACCAGACGCTATAATAAAATCACTTGCATCAGAGGAAAGCTGACAACACATTTTAGCACTTCCATAGCCCTCAGTTAATCACGGCAGGAAGCTTTCCTGCTGCTAGGAGAACATGTTGCGTCACCAGAACATCTGACACCGGTGTCTAGTGTCAATCACTTTGCTTAAGGTCATTAAAAATATTAGGGTGTCCCCTTACGATGTACAGGTTTTGCATGAGTGACAATTCATGGGAAACGCATAGCATGATAAATAATGGAACAGGTGGACTAAAGTGGTGTCTTTCCTGTTTAAAATGAGAGAAGTGATTGACATCAGCAAAGCTGGAGAAGCTAAATAGAGCTGTTCATCTTTTTCCCTCCCTGGGAACACAATAGTTTTTCTGACTccttctctcccctccccatTTCTTTTTTCGTCAGTGGAATTTCGggggctgctgaggagagaactgcaggggctgcagagatgCAGTGATTTCCATTAAGTGTGTGGCAGCTTGGCTCCCTAggctgagcccagagcaggagctgcccactGCCCTCTCCAGAAGCCTTTCCCACCCATGGGTCCTCCTTTGGCCATCACTGTGATACAGCTGAGCTTGCTGTGAAAGGAAGGTACAGGTACAAGGTGAGGCTCAGCTCCAagtcaaaaaagaaaagccaaactCAGTGGAAAGGAGATGATGGGGGATTTGGAGCAGTTTTTTTTCAGGAAGGGTAAATAGGAGTGAGTAAGaattgctctgctgctgctagAGATGATTTCCCTTTCCTTATCTCTGCTCTCTTTGACTTTTGCAGTGCATAGGCAAGGACACAGCAGAATTCCTGGATCACCCTCTGCCTTCCTAATTGTGGGCACCTGGGCATTACCCAGCCTATgtgcagggacagacacactgCAGTGACCCTGGATGTGACCCTGGCACAGGAAAGCTTCAGGCACACCGtgctcccctgagcaccacccAACTGGACAGGCTGGGAGGCCCCTGGGTGAGaggggctgctgagctcagcagcatcGTCTGTGTCCTTTAGAGATCAGGTACATGCACAAGCATCTTCATCCCAAGAAGCAAATGAAAGGCTGTGCACAGTCAGGCTTGTTTGTCCTTCGTTCAGAGGAGCAAAACAGTAATTTTATGTGGGAGAATCCCAGCACCCGATCCTGGTGTCctgcaggagcaaagcagaggTTGTGAGCAGTTCAGGCAGAGAGTTTTAGGCTGTTAAAGGTGTTTTCAAAGCTTTCATCACTAGGTGTTCACATGGCCTTAGGAACTGACTTTTCCCCCATGATTTATTTGCATTGATTTTGGGCCAGTCCGAAGCAGTAGCATCATCTCTTCTGACTGACCAGCAATGACATCCTACCCATGTCTCACAGTctatgcttttttcttcttgcaaatctatttattttagatattttcattattatcctctctctctctctctctctctacacACCCAGGAACAACACATCCTTTTCAGCCCTTAAAGCCCAACCAAAATTTCTGCTTCAAATTTTGAGCCCCATGACCTAATCTGGATTGATTTGGAGTTTCCTGCctgggtgctgggtgctgcagtgCACCAAGTCTTTGATGCAGAGCCAACTGGAACTCCACGATTGCtgcttggtgtttctcatgggaATCTGAGAAGCAGAAGGATGCAACCCTGTGGAGATCAAAGTGACTTTCCAGCTCAGAAACACCTTCCCTTCTGGTGTGAAAAGGCTTTGAATGCCACAAATGGTGTTTCAGTtctgggagaggctgggtgGGAGCTGGTGCAAATTTTATTGTCACAATTGCTTGTCTATCCCTTCCTGaaagccctggcagcactgcaCAAGCAAAACTGGCCTCACAAGGATAGAAAATTATCTAATAGAGGAATTGCGCTGTGCTCCGGGCAAATGTTACAGTGATCTTAAATAATAATTGCAAACCCTAAGCACAGGAAATTGTGTCTGTAACTACACCCTGTATTGCTATTGTACACAAAGACAGTTATAGCCTGggacagtattttaaaataataatcagATTGGTATGACAATGCTTAGATTTTGTTCAAGTCAAAACGCCCAATTTGCGATTCCCCAGTCATTTCACGTGTTGTGTTTTGTACATGACTCTGGCTCTAATACCATAATTttccaggttaaaaaaaaaaaaaaaaaaaaagagagagagagagaaagagagaaagaaaggttAGTTTCATGGACTTGTGTCAAGAATTAAGTTTCTCTGCCATGGACACTTGGGAGAGCTCCTGTTACCAAACACCAAATGTGCAGTGTTACTGCAGAGAACAGGAACCAGCTCGGAGTGAGGGACGGAGAGAGGCCTGAGAGGCTCATCAGCATCCGGAAGAGTCAGGCCAGGAACAAACCCTCTGGAATATCCCGTGTTCCTGCCCCAGCTTTGCTTATCCAGACTCAAATTCAGGGTTACTGCTCCTTTGGTATCTGAGGTGGAAGTTGGTGCATATTATCAGCAGGTTTCACCTAATTTGTTTTTACAATGGGCTGCAAAATAAGAAGAGCAGAACAATATTGGTAGCCATCATTTTGCATAGATATTACCAGTACCTTTAAGCATTGACAGatataattttgcttttatatttccAATACCTTTGTTGCCTCTAGCTTGTATGACATTTTAGCTATATCAATGTAAATTTCAATGTAAATTTCAATGTACATTTCAATGTAAATATTATCCAGTCATGAAGAGCTTTTATATATTGAAGTACATTACATATCAAGAACTGCACTGTATGGTGTGAAAACTATAAATTCTGGCAGAAATCTGTGTGTAGACTAAATCTTACAGGCTAAACCATGTGGGAGAACAATGGTCTTAAACTGCAAAATCAACTTGAATTTTTGGCTTTTATTCAGGTTGTTGATGTCACTATTAACATGACACAGGACCTAATCCTTCCTCTTGTGAGCAGCCAGTTGGAGCCCTATTGTCCTGACTCTGTGCATCCTAAAATTTGCATTTGTAGCAAACATGgcaattttgaaaaatacttcttttgcATTGACTGCCTTTCCTCTTAACTATTCTTCTGTGCTTTCTATACTAATATCAAAATtactacattttaaaaacagaaaaagaggaaagaaggagaagaacATACAACTGCAGTCGTTGGACACTGCATGGAGTAATGGAAAGATAGTAAGTGTGCCTTGTTGATTGAgacctttaaaaatatgtaagtCTTGTTTCTGATACATCCTGAACTTTATCCTCAGTTTCAtccttataaaatattttaagtccCCAGGTTAACATCAGTCTTAGATCCTCACctcatatttattttctgtttcccagGAAGCATTTAGCTCAGCAAAAAGCAGATTCTTTTACCATCTTTTGCAGCCTGACTGATGTCGAATGCCCATATGGGATTTGCAGAGGCAGTGTCCCCATGGTTTTTTAAGTTAAAAGGCATTCAGCCACAGTCTCCTCTTGAAGGTGTAGGCACTGTGCAGAGGTaaagatttctgtgctgcagcaagAGATGTCAGTGAATAATCTGTGACAAAACCATCAAtaacagcagagcagcccttcaCCGCCTCTTCTCAGCCACGTTCCCTTTCCATCTGAAGGCCTGGGCTTGTGAATAGAGTTAACAGCTTTCCTGGAAAACTGGCCCATGACATGATTTCCTTGTGAACTCCATCCACCTGTCATGTTAGGGCTTGGTGCAAcgccagggctggcaggaaatAATAGGCAGCAGGATGCTGGTGTGTGTCGATGGCCCTGACCCTCCCATTCCTGAACATGAATAAGCCTCGGGCTCACCGGGcgtcagagctgctgctcccgggccctgggacagcatgggagggaggcacagccaCTAAAATAACatccagccagcagagctgcagcccagagcgCTGTGGGAAGGGATGGTGTCACATTCTCACTGCCTGCTGCTCTTTGTT encodes:
- the TMEM100 gene encoding transmembrane protein 100, with protein sequence MTNEPIKEILGTPKLPDSVPPEKSNNNDCVITTIPLVSECQLTAATGGAELSCYRCTIPFGVVILIAGTVVTAVAYIFNSHGSIISVFGLVLLSSGLVLLASSAVCWKIRQHKKKAKRRESQTALVANQRTLFG